A segment of the Lepus europaeus isolate LE1 chromosome X, mLepTim1.pri, whole genome shotgun sequence genome:
ggtgaaccaacggcaaaaggaagaccttcctctctgtctctctctctcactatccactctgcctgtaaaaataaataaataaataaataaatctttaaaaaaaaaaaaaaaagaaaatatttgtagttttcctttttttaaaaaaaaaatcttccggCATTttgtcatgttttcattttttgttcataaatcctacttttaaaaattaatataaagagaacatatttcatgcatTGCATAGGTACCATTCAAAGAAGACAAGCACACTTCCCTCATTCCTCTTGTTCTCTaatcctcctccctcctttccttctcttcctttcatcagtttttgcataGACATAAATTTTTCCACTCTATGTTCACaggtttaattcaccactaaacataatattcaacaagcaagaagtaggaagatcacagttctacaggagtataaacaagggctaaaataTCACATATAAATGACTGTTTCATTCCTGTAcatttctttagtattttgtattaactaccacatgtCAGATAaaagttatttgtctttttgagactagcTTATTATACTCAACATAATGCagtctagttgcatccattttgttgcaaaacataggatttcattaatttttatagctgagtagtattccatagtgtgtatataccacattttccatATCCAGTCATATgttaatggacatctgagttgattccatttcttggctattgtgaattgagctgcaataaacataggaggACAGAAACTTTTTCATATGGCGAATTCATTTCGTTTGTGTAAACTTCCAAGAGTGGAAtgactaggtcatatggtagatttattttcagatttctgacgaatctccatactgtcttccatatggctatattagtttacattcctatcaacagtggattagggcaccttgTTCCCTATATCCTTgcctgtatttaattttttttttattttggatgataaccattctaactggggtgaggtgaaacctcattgtggctttgatttgcatttctgtgatggctagtgattctgggAATATTTTCCTGTGTTTGTAGGTCATTTGTATTTAaccctttgtttatttttgcttttatttcctgtgcttttgtagTCTTTCCCAAGAATtctttgcttgtgccaatgtcttgcagagttttctcctatgttttcatttaataatttttatatcaggtcatagatttagatctttgatgcattttgagttttgatttttgcttcatacttctgcacacatagatccaattttcccagcaccatttgtttaaaagattgttctttctccagggattaattttagattgtttgtcaaagattagttggttgcagatgcatggattaatttctggtgtttttattctgttccattggtctacatgtttatttttgtgccagtatctgGCTGCTTTCATTATAgccctgtagtttgtcttgaaatctggtactgtgatgcctctgactttgttatGTTGCTTAAGATTACTTTTATCTATTTGGAcctcttgcatttccatatgaattttaccattTTTTCTAGATTGGAGAATAATATAACtgatatttttattgggatcCTATTGAATTTGTAATTCAgattttggtagtatgaacattttgatgatattaattcttccaatccacaaacatggaggATCAATGTAGATGTGAAAATCATTAACAAAATggtagctaattgaatccaacaacacccAGATCAAGTGAGATTTTTTCCCttgtatgcagagatggttcaaaaatacagatcaataaatgtgatataccacattaacaaattgaagaataaaaaccatatgattatctcaacagatgcagagaaaacatttgatagaatacaacatcctttcatgataaaagcctaaagcaaattggatatagaaggaacattcctcagcacaatcaagtgaatatatgacaaacctacagctAGCATCATATTAAAcaaggaaaagttggaaacattcccagtAATATCTGGAACCAGACGAGGATGCCTACTTTCACCATttctattcagtatagtcctggaagatttagTCAGAGCTgctaggcaagaaaaaaatcaaacagatacaaatttgaaaggaggaaatcaaataatccttgtttgcagatggtATGAACCTATATATAAAGAAACCCAAAGACTCTTCtaatagactattggaactcatgagagattttggtaaagtagcaggacacaaaaaccaatagcctttgtatatgcaaAGACatctatggctgagaaagagcttgtaagatcagtcccattcacaatagctacaaaaatatttaaacattttgcaatatatttaaccaaggatatgaaagatctctatgataaacatcacaaaacattaaagaagcaaATAGAAGAAGGTACACAAAAATTGTTGAACTTTCAAGGAACCAAAAACTGGTTctgatgattttctttgtttatatatttcatttctgttttctagttTGTAACTTCTACTTTTTGCTTAACTGGGTTTATTGCCTTTTACTTTTATTCCCTTATGGTTGAAGTTAGATTAACATGATGGGttttttctcttactttttaaggaaatatttattcatttatttaaattcagaattagagagggagagagatcttccattttctagttcactccccaaatggatgcgaTGGCCAAGGGTGAaacaggctggaaccaggaggctggaactcaccCAATCTCTGCCAACTCTGGCAGGagatcaaatacttgggccattttctgctgcttttccaggcacaatagcagggagctggatcagacgtggaacagctgggaactgatctggtgctcatatgggattccagcatctcaggtggtggcttaaccagctgcaccacaatgctgcacTCTCTTATTTTCCTTTGTACTATAGGGATTTGCAGGTATAAATTTCCCTCTAGCACTCCTTGACTTCAACtcttaaattttattatgtttttgttttattctcttcTACTTGattgaaaaatttaatatatttatatttaaagtcgTTATTGATAAGGAAACATTTTGCTAATTCTTTTTagtttctcatatattttttgtCCCTTAATTCCTTCAGTATTGCCTTCTTTTGTATTTACTTGTAGCTTTGTTTTGTATTGAACCATTTTTATCCcctcctcattttatttttcataaaaatttaaatattttaaaaaattctatttatttattttacttatttgaaagagagaaagagagccctcccatctgctggttctcttacCTAAAGGCCAAAATGGCTGGTGCTAGCTGATTCCATCTGAactgagagccagaaactcaattcagaccTTTAGTATGTGTTATagtgacccaactatttgagctatcattGACTGCCCctaggtgtgcattaacaggaaactggaattggacaCAGGGCTGGAACTTGAatgtaggcactctgatacaggacttAGGTGTACCAACTTGCATCGTAActtctagaccaaatgcctgtcaCTAATTTTCAaatcttaatttaattttcaaatattaaattaattGTTGTCATTTAACATCTTAAACTTATAACAATGTTGTTCAAGTTGATAGCCACTAAATTTTTATGACATACACAAActgtactctttttttatttattttttttgacagagtggacagtgagagagagagagagacaaaggtcttccttttgctgttggttcaccctccaatggccgccgcggccggcacactgtggccggcgcatcacgctgatccaaaggcaggagccaggtgcttctcctggtctcccatggggtgcagggcccaagcacttgggccatcctccactacacaccttggccatagcagagagctggcctggaagaggggcaaccgggacagaatctcgcaccccgaccgggactagaacccggtgtgccggtaccgcaaggcagaggattagcctattgagatgcGGTTCCGGCCACAAACTATACTCTTAAAACATTCCATCCTATCTATGGTTTATAGCGTGATTGTTACAAATTGTatctttaggggccagtgctgaggcttagtgggttaaacccacctcctgcagtgctggcaccccaaatgggctccggttcaagtcttggctgctctacttccaaaccagctctctgctatagcctgggaaagcagtagaagatggcccaagtctttcggtccctgcgcccatgtgggaagacccagaggaagctcctggcttcagatcggcgtagctctggccgttgcagccaattggggagtgatccagcggatggaagactttctctctctctctctctctctctttctccttatctctctatgtaactctgactttcaagtaaataaaataattcttcaaaaaattatatcTTTATACACTGCATGCCCAAtaatagacatttatttttattttgtatacatTTGTCATTTAAATCCTGTATGAAGGGCTAGGccttgtgttgcagtgggttaagctgtccctTGCAATacaagaatcccatattggagtgctaatTTGATTCCCAGTTGCCATGCTTATGATcttgctccctgataatgcacctggaagacaggagaaggtggtccaagaatttgggtccctgccacccatgtggaagatcaagAGAGTTTCTCACtcatggcttttgcctggcctagccctggtttttGCAGCATCTTGGGAGTGGtaaaaaatggaagatttctctctctctctcttcttcttcttcttttttttttctgggaatacttatttattttgtctatttAACACCAAAATCTGCCAAAAACAAAACGAAAACCTCTAAACACAAGGTAAGGAAATTCGAACATTAACATTCTTCATTTTTGTGTAAGCTCTGTGGTACGGAAAATATACAAACTTCAAACAGCTGCAAAAATAGTTTCTTTGGGAGAAAATAGAGTTTCTACATTGGTACGAGAAAAATAGGCATTTTCCTAATCCAACCCAGCCCTGGGGTAGGCGGAGGGGAAGAAGACCAGTTCTCCCCGTGCCCACCGCCcgcccggggctgggctgggctaagaCAATCTTTAGTCAGGGTGAGAGCGAGATGAGAATGCCCCATGGGAAACACCTGCTTCCCTCTCCagcagctgcactggaagtgtCGGGCCCCGCAGGGCAGCTTTGGTCAACCCCTCCAACAagagggaggcctggggaggggacctCTGCCTTCTGCCCTCCTCACCCGTGTCTGGGAAgcgggaagagggaggaggcggATGGCATCTCCTCTCCTTTGGTGGCGGCCGCTGGCTCCGTGACAAGGACGGGGGTCACCGCTACAGTCGTCTGGACACACAcccagagtgggggggggggacgcgAGGCCTTCTGAGGGAGTTTTCTGCCAAGTGAGAGAAGCGGCAGGTACACAGGTGTGAGTCGTGAGCTGCCGGGCCGCTAGTGGAGAAGGCAGGTTCCCTCACCTGAGGAGGGCCGGTGTCCACCTGAGGGAGGACCCGGGGCTTTGACACAAGAAACGAAAGTGCTCAAAGGCTGAGAGGGCGGCCCCCCCACCATGGGGCCAGGGGAGCGCAGGAGGGGCCTGCCACCATGGCACTGGTCTCCGCGGTAAAGTGAGTGGTGGTGCCCTCAGACCACCAGGGAGCTTTGGAACAGCACGGGGTCTTCAGATGGTGGGGTACGCTGCCATGGCTCAAATGGCAGGGGCGAGGCCTCTGGCTCCTTCCGGGGCGGCGCCCTGGGAGACCCCGGGCTGGAGGGGCAGTTGCGGAAGATGAAGCCCATGCCGGGGAAGAGGGGCTTCATCAAGCTGACGGGGCAGAAGGCAGAGCCGGTCGGGTTGAAGTGGACTTTGTTCTTGTCCGGACAGGAAGTCAGGAAGGCCAGGTCAGACCCCGGGGACGTGGCCTCTTCAAACACACGCACTCTCTCACAGCCTTCCCGGGGCTCCCGTTTGAAGACATAGCTGTGATTGGGCCGAGGGGAGGCGGCGAAGGCGAGGACTGGAGACGGGCTGCCATCTTCAAGGAAGGCTGGGCGGCCTGGAGAGGAAGCCTTGTCGCTGGGCATGGATGCCAGCTCCTCCATGGCACCCCGGTGGTCCTCACGGCTGGCTCGGCCAGAAGGCTGGGGGGATGCCAGGGGCATGGAGGGAGAGCTGGCAAGGTTGCCTGCCTCCAGCAGGGGGAGGGGATGATCGCAGCTGCCATTCTGGGAAGGAGCTGGGGCCCGATGCCCATCAGGGACTTCAAGGATcctcagcagctcctcttcccccTGCTCCTTCACAAACACCTCCTCCAGCTCTTGGTTAAGCCCTTCCAGGCTCCTGTGCAGGCAAGGGCTGAGTCTCAGGACGGGGGTCCCTGAGGGGAAGCTGGGAGGGGACGCACTCAGTGCTCCCCGCACAGCGTGGTCCCCTGGAAGCGGGGACCCTCGCTCCTTCTCTTTCCCACTCCGGCTCAGCTTCGTCCTCTGCAGCTGCTGCTTCAGCTTGGTGATCTCTTTTCGGTGGTCTGTGCTGCCCCAGGACGCTGAGCGCTTGTGCGTGCAGGAGCTGGCCAGGACAGCGGGGTCTGGGTGGCTTTGTCattggtacagcaggtgaaggccCCATCGACATCTCGTGGCCACTGGCCCAGAAGGTAGGAGCTGAGGACGGTGTCCAGGGAGAAGGTGCGTCGGACCTGGGGTGGCTGAGGCCGACACACTGACTTTTCTGGGGCCACCGAACACGGGACACTGGCTGCGCGGCCACCCCCGTCCCGGCGCTGGTGCGGCTGCTGCAGCTGGAAGGGGACCATGGCCCTGagcagctgcagcccagcccggGGGGAGCCAGCGGGGACTGGAGGAGAGCAACCCCGCCGGAGCCCCCGGGCACCTCCGCGCCCGGACCCCCAGGCACCTCCGCCTCTGCCGCCCGCTGCGGCCCCCACCATCGCCCTCCCGGCCACCCGCCTGCCCGCCTAGGTCCTACAGCGAGtcccacacctctctctctcttctgttacacttccatttaaataaataaataaatattaaaaatataaaccctgtatgacattttaaaaaatggaattacaaagcAAAAGTACAATAACAACAGATTTTGTATTTGCCCATATATTTATCTATActataggacttttttttttcatgtaacttGGATTTACCATCTAGAATCCTTTCATTTCAATCTGAACACCTCCCTTTAGTATTTCATGTAGCTCATGTGTAATGGTGATAAAGTCCTTCAACTTTAATTTGAAATATCTTAATATCCCTCTCATTGATGAAGGAAAATTTTGTTAGATATAGAATTCCTGATTGACAGTTTAGTTGAACACAATACGTATGCCATCTCACTGTTATCTGCGCTTCAAGGTTTCTTAGGAGAAATTGGCCTATAATCCTTTTTAAGGCCTTTTTACATGATGAGTCATTTCtcctttgctgctttcaagaTTATTTATCTGTCTTGTCAGTTTGTGTATAATGTGTTTCACAGTGGATCTATTTTTGTTTATACTCTTTGGAATGTTTTGACCTTCTTGAATTCAGAGATTAATAATATTCACTGCATTTTGCCAAGTTTTGGTaattatttcttcaatttcttttgctcctttccctctcctctctggtaAAGATCCTGATAACGTATATGTTATTCTGTTTGACGGCATCCAGTAGACCCCTTAggctctgttcatttttcttttttcttttttttggctctgttaatttttcttcattttttctttctgatttccaGAATAAAAAAATTCCAATAGTCCTCTTTCATGCTCACTGATTCTTTCTCTGTTTGCTCAAATCTGCattagtgactttttaaaatattttcaattatggtacattttattgtttgaatttcaattttatgtttgaatttcaattttattgtCTTCTACAATACCTGGAATATTATTGCTAGTCtcattttgtttata
Coding sequences within it:
- the LOC133753265 gene encoding LOW QUALITY PROTEIN: protein FAM117A-like (The sequence of the model RefSeq protein was modified relative to this genomic sequence to represent the inferred CDS: inserted 1 base in 1 codon); protein product: MVGAAAGGRGGGAWGSGRGGARGLRRGCSPPVPAGSPRAGLQLLRAMVPFQLQQPHQRRDGGGRAASVPCSVAPEKSVCRPQPPQVRRTFSLDTVLSSYLLGQWPRDVDGAFTCCTNDKATQTPLSWXSSCTHKRSASWGSTDHRKEITKLKQQLQRTKLSRSGKEKERGSPLPGDHAVRGALSASPPSFPSGTPVLRLSPCLHRSLEGLNQELEEVFVKEQGEEELLRILEVPDGHRAPAPSQNGSCDHPLPLLEAGNLASSPSMPLASPQPSGRASREDHRGAMEELASMPSDKASSPGRPAFLEDGSPSPVLAFAASPRPNHSYVFKREPREGCERVRVFEEATSPGSDLAFLTSCPDKNKVHFNPTGSAFCPVSLMKPLFPGMGFIFRNCPSSPGSPRAPPRKEPEASPLPFEPWQRTPPSEDPVLFQSSLVV